In one Mesorhizobium australicum genomic region, the following are encoded:
- a CDS encoding AraC family transcriptional regulator translates to MIDPLAQVIELLRPRTVFSKGISGAGRWGVRYSAFGEPGFCAVLEGSCRLAVDGVEPITLETGDFVLLPATPAFTMSSFEPATPRHIDPKVAPAPTEEVRHGRQDGPPDVRLLGGYFVFDSPDASLLVSLLPAMIHVRGVARLSQLVRLVGEEAGEQNVGRDFVLARLVEILLIEALRASQGKDAPPGLLRGLADARVAGAMRQMHGDPERAWTVAELAQEAAMSRSAFFDRFTRCVGLRPMEYLLAWRMAMAKDLLRDGDIALDEVARRVGYGSASTFSTAFSRHVGQPPGRYARRGRREGRPGARTQVALAGQAL, encoded by the coding sequence ATGATCGATCCGCTCGCGCAAGTCATCGAACTGCTCCGTCCTCGCACCGTCTTCTCGAAGGGGATCAGCGGCGCCGGCCGCTGGGGCGTGCGCTACTCCGCCTTCGGCGAGCCCGGCTTCTGCGCGGTGCTGGAAGGAAGCTGCCGGCTCGCCGTCGACGGCGTGGAGCCGATCACCCTTGAGACGGGCGACTTCGTTCTCCTGCCGGCAACGCCCGCCTTCACCATGTCCAGCTTCGAGCCCGCGACGCCGCGGCACATCGATCCCAAGGTCGCGCCGGCGCCGACGGAGGAGGTTCGCCACGGCCGCCAGGACGGACCCCCGGATGTGCGCCTGCTCGGCGGCTATTTCGTCTTCGATTCGCCCGACGCTTCCCTGCTGGTGTCGCTTCTGCCGGCGATGATCCATGTGCGCGGCGTGGCGCGGCTCTCGCAGCTGGTGCGCCTTGTCGGCGAGGAGGCCGGGGAGCAGAACGTCGGCCGCGACTTCGTGCTCGCGCGCCTCGTCGAGATCCTGTTGATCGAGGCGCTGCGGGCAAGCCAGGGCAAGGATGCGCCGCCTGGCCTGCTGCGCGGACTGGCCGATGCGCGGGTCGCCGGAGCGATGCGGCAGATGCACGGCGATCCCGAGCGCGCCTGGACGGTGGCGGAGCTCGCGCAGGAGGCAGCCATGTCGAGGTCAGCCTTCTTCGACCGCTTCACCCGCTGCGTCGGGTTGCGGCCGATGGAATACCTGCTCGCCTGGCGGATGGCCATGGCGAAGGACCTGCTGCGCGACGGCGATATCGCGCTGGACGAAGTCGCCCGGCGCGTCGGCTACGGCTCCGCGAGCACGTTCAGCACGGCGTTCAGCCGCCATGTCGGGCAACCACCGGGCCGGTATGCGCGCCGCGGCCGGCGCGAAGGCCGGCCCGGCGCACGCACACAGGTCGCGCTTGCCGGGCAGGCGCTCTGA